The Deinococcus aquaticus genomic interval CCGAATTCCTGAACGCCGGACCCGCTGCCCCCGCGTACCTGAACGCTTGGCAGGCGGTCGGGCCTGACCTGCACGCCATGCTCAGCATCCGCTTCGAGGGTCTGGACGTCACGAAACCCTTCGTGGACGTCAGTGTGACCAGCCGCCCCGTCACCCGCGCCGACCTTCCGGCACTGGCGGACGCGGCCCGCGTGTATGCCGCGTTCCACCCACCGCGCCTGCGCTTCTGGAGTGCCGCCCCCATGACCGACTGGACGGACCTCGAACCGGACCGGCGCGTGCTGGCCGCGCCCATCCACACCCTGCGCGATCACCCGGTCCCCGACGGGCTGACCCTGATCCCCACCACGACCACCGAACGCTACGCCGACGCGCAGGCCGCGTACGACGCCGTGGACGCCGACCACCCCCACCACCCCGAACAGGCCCGCCTGCTCAGCGTGGAGGACCTGCAGGAAACCATCGACGCCGGTACCATGTTCGGCGTCCACTGGCGCGGCGCGTGGGCCGGGTACGCCGGCACCCTGGCCCACCCCCAGCTGGGCCTGGACGCGCAGGTCGTGCAGGAACTCCTGCTCGCCCCGCAGGCACGCGGGCAGGGCCTCGGCGCGGCCCTGAGCACCCTGCTGGCCCGTCACCTGCCCGACCCGGCGCAAGTCCTGAGCGGCACCATTCACGGCCGCAACCGGGGCGCCCTGAGCGCCGCCACCCACGCCGGACGTCAGGACGTGGGCGGCTGGTGGTGGGCGCCGCTGCCCTGAAGGCCGCCCCGTCCCGCTCCGCCGCCCTGACCTGAGCTGACATGAGAACAACACCCTGCAGTTATGGTAAAATCCTGTTTTGGGTGTCCCGCCCACGGCGACAGTGCGGCGGGCGTTTTACGCACCACAGTTCATGCAGCAAGTTGCAGGGACGCTGCCGCCCCTCGCGCCCAGGCCCGCACAGGCCGGACGGCGTGGCTGGGCGGAAAAAGGACGGACAGTTATGGAATACAGGAACATCGCGATCATTGCACACGTCGACCACGGTAAAACCACCCTCGTGGACGCCCTGCTGCGCCAGACCCTGAAGCTCGGCCACGGCGAGGAAATCACCGAACGCGCCATGGACAGCAACGACCTTGAAAAAGAGCGCGGCATCACCATCCTCGCGAAGAACACAGCCGTCGAGTACAACGGCATCAAGATCAACATCGTCGACACCCCCGGCCACGCCGACTTCGGTGGGGAAGTCGAGCGCGTCCTCGGCATGGTCGACGGCGCCCTGGTCCTCGTGGACGCCGCCGAAGGCCCCATGCCCCAGACCCGCTTCGTGCTGCGCAAGGCCATCGAACTGGGCCTCAAGCCCATCGTGGTCGTCAACAAGATCGACCGCAACGACGCCCGCCCGGAAGAAGTCGTCAACCTGACCTTCGACCTGATGGCCGAACTCGGCGCGAACGACGACCAGCTGGACTTCCCGATCCTGTACGCCGTGGCCCGCGACGGCAAGGCCTACAAGGAACTCGACAAGCCCCAGGACGACATGCACGAACTGTTCGACATGGTCCTCGAGCACATCCCCGCCCCCAGCGTCGACGTCGATGCCCCCTTCCAGATGCTGGTCACCAACCTCGACTACAACGAGTACCTGGGCCGCATCGTTCTGGGACGCGTCAAGCGCGGCACCGTCAAGAAGGGCGAATTCGTCCAGCTGATGCACAAAGACGGCACCATGACCAAGAGCCGCATCGTGCAGCCCTTCACGCACATGGGCCTGCGCCGCATCGAAGCCGACGCCGTCAGCGCCGGTGACATCGTCGCCCTGGCCGGCATCGAAGACGCACAGATCGGTGAAACCGTCGCCGACCTCGCCGACCCCGAAGCGCTGCCCATCATCACCGTCGACGAACCCACCGTCAGCATGATCTTCCAGCCGAACACCAGCCCCTTCGCGGGCAAGGACGGCAAGTACGTCACCAGCCGCCACCTGAACGACCGCCTGAAGAAAGAAGTCATGACCAACGTGTCCCTGAAAGTCGAGGAAATCCGCCCCGACGAGTTCAAGGTCTCCGGTCGCGGCGAACTGCACCTGAGCATCCTGCTCGAAACCATGCGCCGCGAAGGCTACGAAGTGCAGGTCGGCGCGCCCCAGGTCATCATCCGCGACATCGACGGCGAGAAGCACGAACCCATCGAGCACCTCGTCCTCGACATGCCCGAGAACCTCTCCAGCGCCGTCATCGGCGTGCTGGGCAGCCGCAAGGGCCAGATGGTCAACATGGAACCCATGGGCACCCGCGTGCGCGTGGAATTCAAGATCCCCAGCCGCGCCCTGTTCGGCTTCCGTAACCAGTTCCTGAGCATGACCCAGGGCGAAGGCATCATGAGCCACATCTTCGACGGGTACGCCCCCTGGGCCGGCGAGATCAAGAGCCGCCAGAACGGCAGCCTCGTCTCCATGGAAGACGGCCCCGCCTTCGCGTACTCCATCTGGAAACTCCAGGACCGCGGCTCCTTCTTCATCGACGCCGGCGCGGAAGTGTACATCGGCATGATCGTCGGTGAGAACGCCCGCGAGCAAGACATGAACGTGAACGTCTGCAAGAACAAGAAGCTCACGAACGTCCGCTCCAGCGGCGCCGACGACGCCCTGACCCTGACGCCCATCCGCAAACTGAGCCTCGAAGACGCCCTCGAATACATCAGCGAAGACGAACTCGTGGAACTCACCCCCCACAACATCCGCCTGCGCAAGAAAGTCCTGAACCCCAGCCTGCGCAAGTAAGACTGGCAACCGGCAGACCGCGCCCCCTCCCGTTACGGAGGGGGCGCGGTTCGTGTTCCCATCCGGCACGCGCCGGAACGCCCCGGTCTACTCTGGAACGAGGACCGCCTGAAACGTCATGCACGACGCCCAGTCCGCCTGCGGGTGCCACGTTCCGGTGCCGGTGTCGAACATCCCGCCCGGCTCGGCCCGCGCCAGACGCAGCCCCGTGCCCGCCAGCAGTCGGCGCAGGTCGTCGGGGGAATAGCAGCGCAGCGACTGGCTGTGCCGCTGCCCGCTGGGGTCCACGTACGTGTCGGTCATGCGGCAAGCTGCACGGTCAAACCCGTACACCTGCGTGTAGGTGTCGGTGTGGCGGGTGTACCCGGCGTGACTGGCCCAGTACCACGGGGTGTAGATGTCCAGCAGCGCGTGCCCCTGGGGTGCCAGCCAGCCGGAGATCCGGGTCAGCAGTCGCCGCTGGTCGTCGTCGCTGCCAATGCCGAAGCCGTCCCAGTACGCGACCAGATCAAAGGGACCGCCCGGGGTGGCCGTGTAGAAGTCTCCCTGAACGGCGCTCAGGGTCACGCCCTGCTCGCGCGCCAGCCGCAGCATGTGGCTCACCCCCGCAGCCCGTAACTCCAGTGCCGTGACCGCGAACCCCTCGGCGGCGGCGCTCACGGCGAACTGACCGCCCCCGGCGCCGAGTTCCAGCAGCCGGGTCGCCTGCGGGTACTGCTCGCGCAGGCGCCGGGCCGCCTCGACATGTGTCGCGTGCGGCGGCGCAGAGTAACACCCGGTCAGGCGGTCCTGAAGGTCGTAGAAGGGAACGATCCACCCGGAGCCGGGCGGCGTTGAACTGGACATGGTTGACCTCCTGAAACGACCTGCATTCTGACCGGCTGTCGTCTGCCCGGTGATGCGCCGTCTGGCCTAGGCGGGCGGTCCGTGCGGGCGGTAGGGTCGGTGCATGCCCGACCTACCCACTGTCCGCCCTGCCACCCGCGCGGACGTTCCGGCCATCCTGGAGATCTACAATCACGCGGTGCTGCACACGACGGCCAGTTACGACCTGGAGCCGGTGAGTCTGGAATCGAGGCTGGCGTGGTTTGATCACAAGGTGCAGGATGGCTGGCCGGTACTGGTGACGGACCGTGCCGGAGTGGTGACGGGCTGGGCTACGTTCGGGCCGTTCCGGGAGAAACCGGGGTACCGGTTCACGGCCGAGCATTCCGTGTACGTCCGGGAGGACTGCCGGGGCGCTGGTCTGGGCCGGGCGCTGCTGCTGGCGTTGATCGCGCAGGCGCGGGAGCGGGGGCTGCACTCGCTGATCGGCGGCGTGGATGCCGGGAACGCCGGGAGCCTAGCGTTCCATGAGGGGCTGGGTTTCGGGCGGGTGGCGCACTTCCGGCAGGTGGGGTTCAAGTTCGGGCGGTGGCTGGACCTGGTGTTCCTGCAACTTCCACTGACGGGCGACGGTGCGGGCGCGGGTGTACCCTGAGTTCATGCTGGAAGTCATGAGGGGAGGGCGCACGTGATGGACCTGGGAGACCTGCTGGGGCCGCTGGGCTGGACGGTGCAGGTGGCGGCGGCGTTCGCCATTGCTTTCTTCGCCAGAACGGTGTTCTCGCCTGAAGGGAAGACGTTTGCGGGCGTGGCGCGCGCCTCGGCGGTGATCGCGCTGCTGGCGGTGCTGGGCGCGGCGTGGGTGGTTCACCCGGCGGCCGGGATGCTGCTGGGCTTCTTCGGTTCGCGGGCGTTCGGGAACTGGCGGGCGGCGCAGCCGGGGCTGGTGGCGGGCCTGCTGGCTGCCGTGGTGTTCATGGCCCTGGGGGCCGGGTGGTTGATCTACCCGCTGTTCTTCATGGGGCTGGGCTGGGCGGCATCAGGCGGGTTCGGGAAGCGGGAGCGTACGCCGGAGGTGGCGCGGCCGCCCGAGCTTCCGTCGCAGGTGCCCGGCGTGTCTCTTTCCAAGGCGGCACCTGCCAAGGCGGCGCCTGACGGTCGCCTGAGCGGGTACGTGCAGGACGACCGCCTGCCTGCCGACGCGCGCGCCCAGCTGGCAGCCCTGAACATCAGGACGCGTGAGGCGCTGGACCTGCTGCGCGGCCAGGGACAGCAGGGCAGCGAGGCCGAGTACCTCACCCGCGCCGTCCGCGAGGAGTACGCCCCGAACGCGGTCGAGGCTTACCTGAAGTTGCCCCGCACCCTGGCCGATACCGCGCCCCTGCAGGACGGCCGGACGGGCCGCGCGCTGCTGGTCGAGCAGCTGGAACTGCTGCTGGACGGCGTGCAGGACGTGCTGAACACGGCGCTCCAGTCGGGTGGGCAGGACCTCCTGACGCACGGGCGTTTCCTGCGGGACCGCTTTGCGAAGAGTGCCGTGAACCTCACTGATGACCTGCGCGTGCCCGCAGAGGTCAAGGTCCGCTGACCGTCAG includes:
- a CDS encoding GNAT family N-acetyltransferase; this encodes MPDLPTVRPATRADVPAILEIYNHAVLHTTASYDLEPVSLESRLAWFDHKVQDGWPVLVTDRAGVVTGWATFGPFREKPGYRFTAEHSVYVREDCRGAGLGRALLLALIAQARERGLHSLIGGVDAGNAGSLAFHEGLGFGRVAHFRQVGFKFGRWLDLVFLQLPLTGDGAGAGVP
- a CDS encoding class I SAM-dependent methyltransferase, with protein sequence MSSSTPPGSGWIVPFYDLQDRLTGCYSAPPHATHVEAARRLREQYPQATRLLELGAGGGQFAVSAAAEGFAVTALELRAAGVSHMLRLAREQGVTLSAVQGDFYTATPGGPFDLVAYWDGFGIGSDDDQRRLLTRISGWLAPQGHALLDIYTPWYWASHAGYTRHTDTYTQVYGFDRAACRMTDTYVDPSGQRHSQSLRCYSPDDLRRLLAGTGLRLARAEPGGMFDTGTGTWHPQADWASCMTFQAVLVPE
- the typA gene encoding translational GTPase TypA codes for the protein MEYRNIAIIAHVDHGKTTLVDALLRQTLKLGHGEEITERAMDSNDLEKERGITILAKNTAVEYNGIKINIVDTPGHADFGGEVERVLGMVDGALVLVDAAEGPMPQTRFVLRKAIELGLKPIVVVNKIDRNDARPEEVVNLTFDLMAELGANDDQLDFPILYAVARDGKAYKELDKPQDDMHELFDMVLEHIPAPSVDVDAPFQMLVTNLDYNEYLGRIVLGRVKRGTVKKGEFVQLMHKDGTMTKSRIVQPFTHMGLRRIEADAVSAGDIVALAGIEDAQIGETVADLADPEALPIITVDEPTVSMIFQPNTSPFAGKDGKYVTSRHLNDRLKKEVMTNVSLKVEEIRPDEFKVSGRGELHLSILLETMRREGYEVQVGAPQVIIRDIDGEKHEPIEHLVLDMPENLSSAVIGVLGSRKGQMVNMEPMGTRVRVEFKIPSRALFGFRNQFLSMTQGEGIMSHIFDGYAPWAGEIKSRQNGSLVSMEDGPAFAYSIWKLQDRGSFFIDAGAEVYIGMIVGENAREQDMNVNVCKNKKLTNVRSSGADDALTLTPIRKLSLEDALEYISEDELVELTPHNIRLRKKVLNPSLRK